The following coding sequences are from one Pseudomonas mendocina window:
- a CDS encoding C40 family peptidase, with amino-acid sequence MPVTTRVVLISLVLLLSACSSRAPSPQPTYSPPVSSSSYQGGAEDVLFRALGLVGTPYRYGGNTPEGGFDCSGLIGYVYRDAAGISLPRSTRELSAMRTPDVRRDALQSGDLVFFATNGGRAVSHAGIYVGEGRFVHAPSSGGTVRLDSLDNVYWQRVYLDAKRVITPELARNP; translated from the coding sequence ATGCCCGTCACGACCCGTGTCGTCCTTATCTCCCTCGTTCTGCTACTGAGTGCGTGTAGCAGTCGTGCTCCCTCTCCTCAGCCTACCTACAGTCCTCCAGTCTCTTCTTCGTCCTATCAGGGCGGCGCCGAAGATGTCTTGTTCCGCGCCCTCGGTCTGGTCGGTACGCCCTATCGTTATGGCGGCAATACCCCGGAAGGCGGCTTCGACTGCAGTGGTCTGATCGGCTACGTCTACCGCGATGCAGCCGGTATCAGCCTGCCACGTTCGACCCGTGAGCTGAGCGCGATGCGTACCCCGGATGTTCGGCGCGATGCCCTGCAGAGTGGTGATCTGGTGTTCTTCGCCACCAATGGCGGTCGTGCCGTCAGTCATGCCGGCATTTATGTCGGCGAGGGGCGTTTCGTCCATGCGCCGTCCAGTGGCGGTACCGTGCGCCTGGACAGCCTCGATAACGTCTACTGGCAGCGTGTCTACCTCGATGCCAAACGAGTCATCACCCCAGAGCTCGCTCGTAACCCCTGA
- a CDS encoding glutaredoxin family protein, whose amino-acid sequence MTPECQLFGTLGCHLCEVAEALLMPFVENGLLVELIDIAEHEGMVEQYGLRIPVLRRCDNASELNWPFDAEQVVAFLS is encoded by the coding sequence ATGACGCCTGAATGCCAACTTTTCGGAACCCTGGGCTGCCATCTTTGTGAGGTGGCCGAGGCACTACTCATGCCATTCGTCGAGAACGGCCTGCTGGTCGAGTTGATCGATATTGCCGAGCATGAAGGGATGGTCGAGCAGTACGGTTTACGCATTCCGGTACTGCGTCGCTGCGACAACGCAAGCGAACTGAACTGGCCGTTCGATGCCGAGCAGGTGGTGGCCTTTCTGAGCTGA
- the cobO gene encoding cob(I)yrinic acid a,c-diamide adenosyltransferase: MSESTERDARHKARMQRKKALIDEKIAQAQDEYGLLLVHSGNGKGKSSSAFGMVARALGHGLKVGVVQFIKGAASTGEETFFRRFPEEVSYHVMGEGFTWETQDRQRDIAKAQEAWAIARRLLGDESIGLVVLDELNIALKHGYLELDAVLADIEARPLLQHVVVTGRGALPGMIEAADTVTEMSLVKHAFKSGVKAQKGIEF; this comes from the coding sequence ATGAGCGAGTCCACCGAGCGCGATGCCCGCCACAAGGCGCGCATGCAGCGCAAGAAAGCCCTGATCGACGAGAAGATCGCCCAGGCTCAGGACGAATACGGCCTGCTGCTGGTGCACAGCGGCAATGGCAAGGGCAAGAGCAGCAGCGCTTTCGGCATGGTCGCGCGCGCCCTCGGTCATGGCCTCAAGGTCGGCGTGGTGCAGTTCATCAAGGGTGCCGCCAGCACCGGTGAGGAAACCTTCTTCCGCCGCTTTCCCGAGGAAGTCAGCTATCACGTGATGGGCGAGGGTTTCACCTGGGAAACCCAGGATCGCCAGCGTGATATCGCCAAGGCGCAGGAAGCCTGGGCCATTGCCAGGCGCTTGCTTGGCGATGAATCCATCGGCCTGGTGGTGCTGGATGAGCTGAACATCGCCCTCAAGCATGGCTATCTCGAACTGGATGCGGTGCTGGCCGATATCGAAGCGCGGCCGCTGCTGCAGCACGTGGTGGTAACGGGGCGGGGCGCCTTGCCGGGGATGATCGAGGCGGCCGATACGGTCACCGAGATGAGTCTGGTCAAGCATGCGTTCAAGTCCGGAGTGAAGGCGCAGAAGGGCATCGAATTCTGA
- a CDS encoding cobyrinate a,c-diamide synthase, giving the protein MEARHCPALLIAAPASGQGKTTVTAALARLHTRQGRRVRVFKCGPDFLDPMIHARASGAPVYQLDLAMVGEAESRRLLWQAAGEADLILIEGVMGLFDGKPSAADLARYFGVPVLGVIDGAAMAQTFGALAHGLATFQPDLPFAGVLGNRVASTRHGDILRDALPSSIRWFGALPRSAAVELPSRHLGLVQATELADLEARLDAVADALAASADVDLPPAVSFAAPQIDEPAPLLQGVRIGVARDAAFAFLYQANLDLLQALGAELRYFSPLIDQALPDVDSLYLPGGYPELYLAELEGNQAMAAAIRTHHQAGKPLLAECGGMLYLLDELRDKQGGSGRMLGLLSGSAALQPRLTALALQEVTLPEGELRGHSYHHSRLESPLQPLALGRCPNGKPVAEAVYRLGRLTASYIHFYLPSNPEAAAALLRP; this is encoded by the coding sequence ATGGAAGCACGTCACTGCCCGGCGCTGCTGATTGCCGCGCCAGCTTCGGGTCAGGGCAAGACCACCGTCACCGCCGCGCTGGCGCGCCTGCATACGCGTCAGGGGCGCCGGGTGCGAGTGTTCAAGTGCGGCCCGGACTTCCTCGATCCGATGATCCACGCCCGCGCCAGCGGCGCGCCGGTGTACCAGCTCGACCTGGCCATGGTGGGTGAGGCGGAGAGCCGCCGGCTGTTGTGGCAGGCCGCGGGCGAGGCCGATCTGATCCTGATCGAAGGGGTGATGGGCTTGTTCGACGGCAAGCCGTCGGCGGCCGATCTGGCCCGTTACTTTGGCGTACCGGTACTGGGCGTGATCGACGGTGCAGCCATGGCGCAGACCTTCGGCGCGCTGGCTCACGGCCTGGCCACCTTCCAGCCGGATCTGCCGTTTGCCGGAGTGCTCGGCAACCGCGTCGCCAGTACCCGCCATGGCGATATTCTGCGTGATGCCTTGCCATCGAGCATCCGCTGGTTCGGCGCTTTGCCGCGCAGTGCCGCGGTGGAGTTGCCGAGTCGGCATCTGGGCCTGGTGCAGGCAACTGAGCTGGCCGATCTGGAAGCACGCCTGGACGCCGTCGCCGACGCCCTGGCGGCCAGCGCCGATGTCGATCTGCCGCCGGCGGTGAGCTTCGCCGCGCCGCAGATCGACGAACCTGCGCCCTTGCTCCAAGGCGTGCGGATCGGTGTGGCGCGGGATGCCGCGTTCGCCTTCCTTTATCAGGCCAATCTCGACCTGCTGCAGGCGCTGGGGGCTGAGCTGCGCTATTTCTCGCCGCTGATCGATCAAGCGCTGCCGGACGTGGACAGTCTCTACTTGCCTGGCGGTTATCCCGAGCTGTACCTGGCAGAGCTGGAGGGCAACCAGGCCATGGCTGCGGCGATCCGTACCCATCACCAGGCCGGCAAGCCACTGCTCGCCGAGTGTGGCGGCATGCTCTATTTGCTCGATGAGCTGCGCGACAAGCAGGGCGGCAGTGGCCGCATGCTTGGCCTGCTCAGCGGCAGTGCGGCTTTGCAGCCACGGCTGACGGCACTGGCCCTGCAGGAAGTGACGCTGCCGGAAGGCGAGCTGCGCGGCCACAGTTACCACCACTCTCGCCTGGAAAGTCCCTTGCAGCCCCTGGCGCTCGGCCGTTGCCCGAACGGCAAGCCGGTGGCCGAGGCGGTCTATCGCCTGGGTCGGCTGACGGCCAGCTATATCCACTTCTACCTGCCGTCCAATCCGGAGGCGGCCGCCGCGCTGCTGCGTCCATGA
- a CDS encoding C40 family peptidase, giving the protein MLKRFAPLVPLALTVFLAACAGHSPQPQISEATAEPVTRPLSHRVIPADDDEITALIDDKPYEMPQLADSLLDLGRSLIGTRYRYGGTSVQSGFDCSGFVGYLFRKEVGLELPRSTRELINLDAPKVARADLEPGDLILFNDRGRGRVSHAGIYLGDDQFIHSSSSRSGGVRIDSLDDSYWNRSYLQAKRVLALAPVEDQVAAKRHN; this is encoded by the coding sequence ATGCTAAAACGCTTCGCACCCCTCGTGCCTCTTGCACTCACAGTCTTTCTCGCTGCCTGCGCCGGCCACTCGCCGCAACCGCAGATCAGCGAAGCCACGGCCGAGCCAGTCACTCGCCCGCTCTCTCATCGGGTCATACCAGCCGATGACGATGAAATCACCGCACTGATCGACGACAAACCCTACGAAATGCCGCAATTGGCCGACAGCCTGCTTGATCTCGGCCGTTCGCTGATCGGTACTCGCTATCGCTACGGTGGGACCTCGGTACAGTCCGGGTTCGATTGCAGCGGCTTCGTCGGTTACCTGTTCCGCAAAGAGGTCGGTCTCGAATTGCCGCGCTCCACTCGTGAATTGATCAATCTGGATGCGCCGAAGGTGGCCCGTGCCGACCTGGAGCCAGGTGACCTGATTCTGTTCAACGATCGCGGCCGCGGTCGCGTCAGCCACGCCGGCATCTACCTGGGAGATGACCAATTCATCCATTCCAGCAGCAGTCGCAGTGGTGGCGTGCGCATCGACAGCCTGGACGACAGCTACTGGAATCGCAGTTACCTGCAAGCCAAGCGCGTGCTCGCCCTGGCTCCGGTTGAAGATCAGGTCGCTGCCAAGCGTCATAACTGA
- the glp gene encoding gephyrin-like molybdotransferase Glp codes for MSGCDHPGLLPMEAALERLLALAEAAPIEQNELVALAEADGRVLAEPLIAALDLPPWANSAMDGYALRLADWTGQALPVSQRIQAGTAPVSLQTGTCARIFTGAPLPEGADTVEMQENVELDEAGSVHFREPLKVGQNVRAQGQETRIGECVLPAGTRLGPIELGLAASLGVAQFSVRRRLRVAVLSTGDELVEPGQALGPGQIYNSNRRLLIAWLQRLGCSVVDAGILPDDLQRTREALGALGEVDLILSTGGVSVGEADFLGMVLREAGELSLWKLAIKPGKPLTFGHYQGVPVIGLPGNPASTLVTFGLLARPYMLRRLGVQRVEPMGFAVPAGFTWGKPGMRREYLRARLENGRVVPYANQSSGVLRSAAWAEGLAEVMEGSTLAEGQMLRFIPLSEILG; via the coding sequence ATGAGCGGTTGCGATCATCCTGGTCTGTTGCCGATGGAGGCGGCGCTGGAGCGCCTGTTGGCGTTGGCAGAGGCGGCACCCATCGAGCAGAACGAGCTGGTTGCGTTGGCCGAGGCCGATGGTCGAGTGTTGGCCGAGCCGCTGATCGCGGCGCTGGATCTGCCGCCCTGGGCCAACAGCGCGATGGACGGCTACGCCTTGCGTCTGGCTGATTGGACGGGCCAGGCGTTGCCGGTCAGTCAGCGTATTCAGGCTGGCACTGCGCCTGTCTCCCTGCAGACGGGAACCTGCGCGCGCATTTTTACCGGTGCGCCGCTGCCCGAAGGTGCCGATACCGTCGAGATGCAGGAAAACGTCGAGCTGGATGAGGCTGGAAGCGTGCATTTCCGCGAGCCGCTCAAGGTCGGGCAGAACGTACGTGCTCAAGGTCAGGAAACCCGTATCGGAGAATGCGTGCTGCCGGCCGGCACGCGTTTGGGGCCTATCGAGCTGGGGTTGGCGGCGTCTTTGGGCGTAGCGCAATTTTCGGTGCGTCGGCGACTGCGCGTTGCCGTGCTGTCCACGGGGGATGAGCTGGTCGAGCCGGGTCAGGCACTTGGCCCTGGGCAGATCTACAACAGCAACCGGCGTTTGCTGATCGCCTGGTTGCAGCGGCTGGGCTGCAGCGTGGTGGATGCGGGAATATTGCCCGATGACCTGCAACGTACCCGCGAAGCGCTGGGTGCCTTGGGCGAAGTCGATCTGATCCTGTCCACGGGTGGCGTTTCGGTGGGTGAGGCGGATTTTCTCGGCATGGTTCTGCGTGAGGCGGGCGAACTGTCGCTGTGGAAGCTGGCGATCAAACCGGGCAAGCCGCTGACGTTCGGCCATTACCAAGGTGTTCCGGTCATCGGCTTGCCGGGCAACCCGGCTTCGACGTTGGTCACCTTCGGCTTGCTGGCGCGTCCCTATATGCTGCGTCGTCTTGGTGTACAGCGTGTCGAGCCCATGGGTTTTGCGGTGCCGGCAGGTTTTACCTGGGGCAAGCCGGGCATGCGCCGCGAGTACCTGCGAGCGCGTTTGGAGAATGGCCGCGTGGTGCCTTATGCCAACCAGAGCTCTGGCGTGCTGCGCAGTGCCGCCTGGGCTGAGGGCCTGGCCGAGGTCATGGAAGGCAGTACGCTGGCCGAAGGTCAGATGCTGCGGTTTATCCCGTTGAGCGAGATTCTCGGTTAG
- the moaB gene encoding molybdenum cofactor biosynthesis protein B has product MNHKADAVFVPLNIAVLTVSDTRTLETDTSGQLLVDRLTGAGHQLAARVLLKDDLYKIRAQVATWIAEDQVQVVVVTGGTGFTGRDSTPEAVTCLLDKQVDGFGELFRQISVADIGTSTIQSRALAGLANGTLVCCLPGSTNACRTAWDGILGEQLDARHRPCNFVPHLKQVGACETRG; this is encoded by the coding sequence ATGAACCACAAGGCCGATGCGGTTTTCGTGCCGCTGAACATCGCCGTGCTGACTGTCAGCGACACGCGCACGCTGGAGACCGACACCTCGGGGCAACTGCTGGTCGATCGCCTGACCGGCGCCGGTCACCAACTGGCCGCTCGCGTGCTGCTCAAGGACGACCTGTACAAGATCCGCGCCCAGGTGGCGACCTGGATTGCCGAGGATCAGGTTCAGGTGGTGGTGGTCACGGGCGGTACCGGTTTCACCGGGCGCGACAGCACGCCGGAAGCAGTCACCTGCCTGCTGGACAAGCAGGTCGATGGCTTCGGCGAGCTTTTCCGGCAGATTTCCGTGGCCGATATCGGTACTTCTACCATCCAGTCGCGCGCATTGGCCGGATTGGCCAACGGCACGCTGGTTTGCTGCCTGCCGGGTTCGACCAATGCTTGCCGCACCGCCTGGGACGGAATCCTCGGTGAGCAGTTGGATGCGCGGCACCGTCCATGCAACTTCGTCCCGCACCTGAAACAGGTAGGTGCCTGCGAGACCCGTGGATGA
- a CDS encoding YgdI/YgdR family lipoprotein yields the protein MNQRIIPALLIALGLAALAGCSSPSVITLNDGREIQTVDKPKFDEESGFYEFEQLDGKRATINKDQVQTVKEL from the coding sequence ATGAACCAACGGATCATCCCCGCCCTGCTGATTGCCCTCGGCCTTGCCGCTTTGGCCGGCTGCTCCAGCCCGTCGGTAATAACGCTGAATGACGGCCGTGAGATCCAGACCGTGGACAAGCCCAAATTCGATGAAGAATCCGGCTTCTACGAGTTCGAGCAACTCGACGGCAAACGTGCCACGATCAACAAGGATCAGGTTCAGACCGTCAAGGAGCTCTGA
- the bluB gene encoding 5,6-dimethylbenzimidazole synthase, giving the protein MSEHAFTPAERAAVYRAIAERRDMRHFAGGQVPPEVLARLLEAAHHAPSVGLMQPWRFLRISDPQLREAAHALVEVERVRTAEVLGERSDEFMRLKVEGIRDCAELLAVALMEGREAHVFGRRTLPEMDMASVACAIQNLWLAARAEGLGLGWVSLFDPEALAGLLGMPAGSKPVALLCLGPVHAFYEKPMLVEEGWATPRPLSELLFENRWGSSGE; this is encoded by the coding sequence ATGAGCGAGCATGCTTTCACTCCAGCAGAGCGTGCGGCGGTATACCGCGCCATTGCCGAGCGCCGCGACATGCGCCACTTCGCCGGCGGGCAGGTACCGCCTGAGGTGTTGGCGCGGCTGCTCGAAGCGGCGCACCACGCGCCCAGCGTCGGCCTGATGCAGCCGTGGCGCTTCCTGCGTATCAGCGATCCGCAATTGCGTGAGGCGGCCCATGCGCTGGTGGAGGTGGAGCGGGTACGCACCGCCGAAGTCCTGGGCGAGCGCTCGGATGAGTTCATGCGGCTCAAGGTCGAGGGTATCCGCGATTGCGCCGAGCTGCTGGCGGTGGCGCTGATGGAAGGGCGCGAAGCGCATGTCTTTGGACGACGCACGTTGCCGGAAATGGATATGGCTTCGGTGGCCTGCGCCATTCAGAATCTGTGGCTGGCTGCGCGGGCCGAAGGGCTGGGCCTGGGCTGGGTGTCGTTGTTCGACCCCGAAGCGCTGGCCGGGCTGCTGGGTATGCCGGCTGGCAGCAAGCCGGTGGCGCTGCTGTGCCTGGGGCCGGTGCACGCCTTCTACGAGAAACCGATGCTGGTGGAAGAGGGCTGGGCCACACCTCGGCCGCTGTCCGAATTGCTGTTCGAGAATCGATGGGGATCCTCTGGTGAGTGA
- the mobA gene encoding molybdenum cofactor guanylyltransferase MobA: protein MPVPNALPTCSVLLLSGGRSQRMGGRDKGLLEWRGQPLIAWLHDLTRPLSDDLIISCNRNNDRYAPYADQLVTDQDQDFQGPLAGIRAGMTAARHEQMLVLPCDAPLVDRALIESLLTHAGSRPVVIRQGNYWQPLFCLLPTVLKEDLERAWQSGERSPQRWFGRLEPVAIDCSLDDTRLANLNTPEMLASTPPED, encoded by the coding sequence ATGCCCGTACCCAACGCCCTCCCCACCTGCTCGGTGCTGCTGCTTTCCGGCGGTCGAAGCCAGCGCATGGGTGGCCGCGACAAGGGCTTGCTGGAGTGGCGCGGCCAGCCGCTGATTGCCTGGTTGCATGATCTGACCAGGCCACTGAGCGACGATTTGATCATCTCCTGCAACCGCAACAATGACCGCTATGCACCGTATGCCGATCAACTGGTGACCGATCAGGATCAGGACTTCCAGGGCCCGCTGGCAGGAATTCGCGCGGGCATGACCGCAGCGCGTCATGAACAGATGCTGGTGCTGCCGTGCGACGCCCCACTGGTAGACCGCGCACTGATCGAATCACTGCTGACTCACGCCGGGAGCCGGCCGGTGGTGATCCGCCAGGGCAACTATTGGCAGCCGCTGTTCTGCCTGCTGCCCACGGTGCTCAAAGAGGATCTCGAACGTGCCTGGCAGTCTGGCGAGCGCAGCCCGCAACGCTGGTTCGGCCGACTTGAGCCGGTGGCCATCGACTGCTCGCTCGACGACACTCGCCTGGCCAACCTCAATACACCGGAGATGCTCGCGAGCACGCCACCGGAAGACTAG